In Colletotrichum destructivum chromosome 1, complete sequence, the sequence TCGAGCGCATCAACTGCAGAATCGGCGAATCGTGATGCATGATGGAGCCGATGGAGACAAgaaaaaataaaacaaacCTCCAAACGTCGGACATTGCCCCTCTAGGCGCGGGATGGCATGTGAATTCCTGACTCGAGAGGCCCCTGGGTAGTTGGGCTGGATGAGAGGGTACTTGGCCTCGGCGTACCTTGCGGCTCATCCCACGTTGCAAGCGGTACCCTACCCGGGCGGCAAACAAGCATGTTGGGAAGGTTTTTATTTCATTTTTTATTTTTCGAACTTTTTTATTAATATTTTCCCTTGGGCTTTTGTATCCTTGGGACGGGAAAGTCCCGAAGTGTCAAACGGTTCGTGGGTTCCGAGAAGGCTAAGAAGTTGATCTTAGCCAACGATTACATGATGGAAACTCCCCGattcggggggggggggttcttggAGAAGTTGGAGACTTTTATTTTTGCCCAATGTccaagggggaggggactcTCAAAGGTCTGGAACgtccacgtcggcggcggatACATATGGGGTCTTGGGTTTGAGCTTCCGACGGACCTCCAAGTGGGCATGTCATCTCGGGAGATTTGGGGCCGGTTGACTTCAAAGGTTGGAAGCTGAAAAGCGTGGGCTGTGATGAGATTTGAGTTGTTGAGAACGATGCGCTGGCGACAACAAACATGACTGAAGCGAATTGCTCGACGGCAAAGCCATGCCTTACCTTGGTATGTCTTCCCGCCGCGTCACCGACTGCGTTCTCTAGTAGCAGCAACAGTGCTACGCCTCCCCCGAGCTAGATGGCGCCATGGATCCCGAGCTgggacgaggtcgagattCCTCACAATAGTGCGCGGCTTGTAAGCCGCAAGCGCAGGTAGGCGGTGGACGGGCATCTGTGCGTCGCTGCAAGCCGGTGTGCCAGCGGCGCAAGTGTGCGTGACCGGCCCGGTCTACGTCGCGGTTCcagccgccaacgacgcagATGCATCCCGCCTTCGGATGACGTTCCGGACGTGCTCCGCGTAGGGTAGTTAGGTAAGGGAATCGGGGGGTACGACCGAGCATGGCTGGGTTGGGCTCTCTTTTCCTGAGTCACGTCAGACTGAAGTCATGCTAGGGGCCGTGTCAGTGTGATCTGgaacgccggcggcgcttGGGTAAGGATCGCACAACACCAAGAACGGGGACGGTGGCCCGGTCAGGTGGCCTGCATCGGAGCCGGCCGTTTTGGATGCTTCTCGCCATCCTGCAGGtctgcccctccccccccccctttcctctcACACGGTTGAATCGAGAGAGACTGGATTCAGGGTCGGTGTCTGCCGGCTCttggagggggaaggggggtggcGGGCTGTAAGTTTCTGTTACGTGATGGTATGGGTACGGCGCGCGGTCTCCCGGAGGACGCTCCCGGGGAAGACGGGATGACTTTCTCCAAAGATGTTTCGCGAGTTGGTTCACAAAAAGGTCTAGAATCGAGAATATGTCTCTGTCTCGGCTGTTTGCAGTAATACTCCACGTACACGTGTGTAGGCGCTCCGTGTAAGACGGAAGAGCGGAGGCTCCGTTCGCATGGGTCCGACGTCTCTGCCCCTTGACCGTCCTGCCCTTGGAACTTTCTGGGGTTCAGTGGGTGTCTGCAGAGGGAGAATTTTCTTGAAGAatttttctttcttcctgttcttttttctcttttttacTGGGTTCACCCACACAGATACCCGCTCGGCCCCATCGCCTAGCTCCAAGTCTGATGGATCACCGCACGCCcgggttttttttttgtggcCTTGAACTGCGGCAACATGCATAGAGGGAAGAGGACACCCCATGCAGGCACTTCACAAACACAAACAATCCCGGCAACAAATCATTACGTCAGAAACCCCACTGCGAGCAGGCTGGTTTGCTCAAAAATTTTGCGATTCTTGCACAGTACGACGAAACAAACCCATCCCAACCCAGCTCAAAGCAAACATGGTTGCACTTTCGCAGCTCGCCGTCAACTCCACCAGAGAGATCATTTCTACTCTCCCACCTGGCCGGCTGGCGCAATGGTAGCGCGTCAGACTTCTACCGTTTCACATATTGAGATGCAGTTATCTGAAGGCTGCGGGTTCGAGCCCCGCGTTGGTCATTGTTTTGCCTTTTGATCAACACTGACAAACACAGGTGATCTTTTTTTACACCGGGTTTCCATTGTGTTTGTTATATATATGTTTTCTCCCTTACTATGTTCCTCGGAAGAGCTAATTATGTATTACTAAAGTAGCTTCGCCCGTTCGTTTACTTCCTAGACCACCCCTATAATCTGCCTCTCGACTTCGTCAGGAGGTTCTCGGTCAAACATTGCGGTCAACCAACCTACTCTCTCGAATACATCCCCTCCGGCTATTGGCTTTATAATAAAGCAGTAGGTGGAGCCCTTGTACTGAACTTTACGAAAGTGCACAAGGAACCAAATCTTCTCTGCCTCCGAGAACTGGTTGTCTGTTGTGTCTAGAAACAGTTTTTTTTTGCACTGAACGGAGAGAATCTCGGTTTCTGGCGTGAACCAGAACCTATTCCCTCCGGGTTCCTTTTGGTATCTAGCGACCATGACGGTGCCCTTCAGCTTGACGAAGCCGTCGATTGCGTCTGCCATGCCATCATCTCCGACCATCGTGGTCTTGGAGTCCATGACTTGGGACATAGAACTTGATGTGATTGTCGTCCGTCAAGTAATACATCTTCACCCGACAATCTATCGACGCCCAAGATCAGGAGGGCGCCCTCTACTTGGCCGCGCTCTTAGGTGCCAGCTTCGTAACCACCCAGGCGAGATAATGTAGTAGCTTCGATTGCAATACACCGGCAAGATACACATCGCCGGAGAGCTCCTGGAACAATTTGGTGACCTCCGAGAAAGCGTAGAGCTTGCCTTCAGAAAACGTCAGCTGGCATCGCGAGTAGCTGTTCACGAACCCAACCCACAGGTGCGACACGTCTTTTGACATTTGGCCATCCTCGAACATGGCTGGTTGGAACAAACAACCGGTGCCTTTTACAGGATTGTGCGAACGATGGGGAACCCCTTGAGGAAGCCCCTCGCACTTTGCGTCTCAAAACAATCCCATACCACCTCGTTCTTGGTGAAGATAAGCAGTCGGGGGGGGCCAAGAACTTCTCTTGGAAAACCCAGCCACATTCGTCTAGCGGACCCTGACCGAGACATTGTTCATGATATCGAGCGTCTTGGAGTAGATATCTCTCCAGAACAGGCGAGTTGAATGTCGCATACACAGCGCCCGGCAAGATGCTGAAGGTGTCACGGTCATAAACAAGACCCCATCCGGATCACTGGCTTCGGGCGCTAGCACGTTGCAGGTCGAGTTTGCAAATGCGTCTCTGATCCTCGGTGCCTCGACTTTCCAATCCTCGATGACGTCTTGCAGAATACAGAGGCAATCATTCCATGTATAGCGAACGCCGAAGTGACGTGCGACGACAACCAAGTTTCTAACAGTTCTTGGCAGGGACGCAATCGGCTGGCCGCGGCGAAAAGTCTTCATTGGTTGAGGACGACAGCATCAACCGCTGCGTCTTTGAGCCACAGCGTTAATTCAGAGTCAAATAAGGAaggaggaagcgacgagttTGTCATGTGAATGTCTCCGGATGTGATTGTGACTCTCCAGCTCGTGCCCTTGAGCGGACCAATGCCGACAAGACGGGTCTGAAGCCACCCAGGTCGTGTACTGGACAGGCTGCAACACTTGTCGTGGCCATTGATGCACTTTGGCACCAGGAGAGTGCCTTTCCCAACGTATTTCAAGAACCGGTGTGGGCTTCATGTTCGGTGACTGAGAGGATAGTTCGTACGGGTGTGTCTGAACTATTTCAGCAAACGCTTTTCAAGCATCGTCAATGGGTAAACGTACCGTTTCATGAAAATAACAGGAACTCATAGAATGACAGAGAATGCCGCAGGCTGCTAGTAGGGTCTCGGAAGGAGACAATGAGGTTGCTAGCGCATACGCCTGTCCTTACAGCCACGTGATAGACGAGAATTTCAACGGTATTCACGCATCTGGTTGCATAGCTACCCAGGCTCGAGAGGAGCCCTCGCCGATGTTCCAGATCCGATAGCAGACGAAACACTTGTCAAGGGCAGCCTGCCGAAATCCCTCTAGGGTCTGGACGTCTGGAACAACTCTTTTCACTTTTCCATAGTGTTTAGTCTGCTGAAAGACATAGGTGCAGACGGGACAAAGCCATGTTGCGGGTCTTGTGGACACCCGGAGAGCGAACTCTTCGCCCATTTCGGAGCCCTCACTCATTtacgtgtgtgtgtttgtctCGCGCAAGGTGATGTGGTTGCTTCCGAGACGCGCTGACATGCCCCGCTCCCCGAGTCCCATCATCTGATCGGCTGCCTGTTTGGGAGGTATGGACAAATGACAACCCAATACACGCCAAGACAGAATCAGTCTTCTTAATGGAAGATACCAGTCACCGGTACGTAGACAACACCCGCTCTGCTGGGCAAATTCGCAGCAACCGGAAGACAAAGGTTGCCCATGTTAGAGACATGTCTGTATTGCTGAAAACACGGATGCCTACGTCCCATCATCGGTGACATCCTAGTGGGACAGATCTCCTGAGAGGGAATAGGAGGTTGGTACTTGAAATGTTGCAGACACTTCAAATGGCCCTTTTGTGTGTTCCTGTCCTACTGAAACTGAACTGATATTTGCGTCTACCGGTTTTCATGAAGAACACGGTGCTTATAAAAGACCCTCTGGCGGATTCAAAGGAACGTTTGCCAGAAGCGAGAATTCCTGCAATTAGCCCACATCAGTAGTAAACATAAAATTGTATGCCTGGTAGTAAGCAACGTGCAAGAAACATGATTACATAGTAGGGCGTACGCCCTTCGCAGCAGCGCCCTGGGGCGGCGATTGGTCGGAATATAAATCCCTCCGGAACAGTAGCAAATCGAATCGCGGAGTGTCGGCGATTAGTTAGCAAGCCCCATAGTAATATGGAACCCCACTCGGGCCGGGCTCGGGAGTGGGTTTCCAATGCCGAGAGAGGGACAAACGGCTTAGAAATGTCGAATGACTAATCGTCACTTGGCCGGGTGATGATGCAATCATCAATATCACTTGTTGGTCTCTGAATTTGCTTTAAAGAACTACTATCCACCTTCGTAAGTCACAGCAGATATCTCATCCACCAGCTCTAGCTGCACTTGACACGAATTCGCATTACACGTATTATGAGAACGATCCTACGTCGAACCCCAATCCTCACATCAAATCTCACAACCGGCATCAGAAATAACCGCGTTCCCCGCATCACCATCAACAGATCCCTCGCCACAATGACGACCGGCAACTTCCGCTATCTCGACCCGGCgaccctcggcgccgccggcagcaAACCTTGGGCCAAGGTCGACACGGACGTCACCTCCTTCAGCCGCaccgaccgccgccgctccgtCGCCAACATtcgcgacgccggcgaggcctTTGGCACCGACGTCTCCGGCTTCGCCGTGTACAACTCCCccgccaaggagaaggactTCACTGACGACGCGGCCGTGCGGGGCGGCTACtacgccgaggtcgaggccctgCTGCGCGAGAAGCTGCCCGGCGTGAAGAAGGTTGTCATCTTCGACCACACGATCCGGCGGCGGGAGAAGAACAGCCCCAGGCAGCCGGTGCAGCAGGTGCACGTCGACCAGAcgcccggcgccgcggccgtgCGCGTGCGGAGGCACGTTCCAggggacgaggccgaggagctgctcaAGGGGCGGTATCAGATCATCAACGTGTGGAGGCCGATCGGGCACCCAGCGAGCGATTTCCCCTTGGCCGTGATCGACTGGCGGACGACGGAGCCGAaggacctcatcgccgtcgatCTGCTGTATCCCCAGAGGAAGGATGCGGACGATGATGACAGGGGCAAGGAGGTGCTTCCCGACCCGACCCTGGCGCAGTCGACGGAAGGGTATGAAGTGAAGGGTAAGTTAAGCCGATTTACAAAAATTAGCTGTATAGGGATTGTTGCTGATATTTGCTTTGAAGGAGAGACATACTCTGTGGCGCCGAGCGACAAGCACAAGCTCTACTACGCCAAGGATATGACGCCTGACGAGGCCATGTTCATCAAGTGCTTCGACTCGCGGAGCCAGGGACAGCCCGGTGGGAAGCCGGGTCTTGCGGACTACACTCCTCACACCGCGTTCATCGACCCCAACACTCCCGCGGATGCGAAGGGGCGGCAGAGCATCGAGGTCCGCTGCTTGGTTTTCTACGACTAGGGGTGTGGTGTTTTTTTTAAAAATGAAAGTTAGGCGTCACCGTCCTGTAGCTTGCACAGCGTAACGATTCAAGATGAAACAAAGGAGAATACATTGTCAAATCCCTCCACTCGTGACACGTCAGATTCTGCAAAGTTTCTTCTTAGCTCAGTGTGAGGAGGTGTACTTGACTATCTAAAGAATGTGATGAATCATAGGATATGTAGTTGACAGAGGTGGGTATCTAAGTATGCTCGATACATATGTACAGCGAACGGCGTAGTTGCAGGAGCAGCAACAAACAATTTCACAAAGGTATGTCCAAAAGGAAGGCCCAGGCCGATACCTACTGAGACTGGTAGACCGCGACGTAGGCGGTTTCCATCATGCTCCCCCAGCCGCCGATGGTAGCGCCGTCCGGGTTTCCGGGCTGCGACACGTTAGCACGAGTACTTGGCCCCTTCCCGGGCGCGACGGTCCTTATGGGAGGGAAAAGCTTACCCAGTtcccgccgacggcgacgttcAGGATGAAGAACAAGGGGGCGCGGGCCAGCGTGCTCCAGATCCCCTCGCTGCCGACCCTCGCGCCGCTGATCTGGTGGAAGACCTGCCCGTCGCGGAACCAGGTGATGGTTTCGGCCTGCCAGTTGTTCGGCCGGCGGTCCCACTGGATGCGCCAGTTATGCCACCCCTGGTCCgggatgccgatggcgccgccgatgccgttggGCTCGTTACACGCGCCGCCGGGCAGCACGTCGCAGTGCGCCGTGCCGTATCCCGTCAGCTGCCCGTTGACCGTCTCGAGCACGTCGAGTTCACCGCAGCGCGGCCAGCTGACGCCGCGGCGGATCGAGTCGCCGAGGATCCAGAACGCCGGCCAGATCCCTTTCTTGTTGCCGATGGCGTTGTCGCCGAAGCGGATCTGGCCCTCGGCGAAGGtgaggcggccggcggccggggtgaAGGTGTACTTGGACTCGATGCGGCCAGAGGTCcagcggccggcggcgtcctttTGCGGGACGATCtggacggtgccgccgcccgagatcTGCAGGTTTGAGCGCGAGGTCGTGTAGTCCTGGATCTCGTTGTTGACGCGCAggttggtgatgatgttCCAGTTGCCCTCGTTGACGCCCGTGCccgaggcgccggcgaagtTGTCGAGCCAGAGACGGGTGAAGCCTGAGTAGTCGGGAGAATCCCAGGCCTGtgcggcggggaggaggagaacgaGAGTAGGAATGAGGTTCTTTAGGTGCATGATTGCTGCTGTAGGCTTGATACTAAGCTTCAAGAGCTAAGGAATGTGGTGGTTGTGTGTTCTGTAGACCTAGACTGTCtgggaagagaaaggagTGTGAACAGAGTTTGCGGTAGAGGATCTCGACTAACACACAAACAACCTCGACGGAGAAGGCTTAtaaagagagaaagagacagaggCAATGGTGAATTATTGTGAAAGGAGCGGCATGTCTTGGGAAGGCACAAGACCACGATGCGGGTTGTTGTCGGGCTGGCGGATGGCACGAGGATGGAGGTGAACAGACAGACCATGAGAGCAGAACGGAGAGTGACCATCACGGGGCCCTGGTCCATATATACAAATAAGTATCGAGATGGGGAGGAAGGGCTTGCAGATGTAACGATAGTTGGCCAAGAGCCTGCCAGACCCAAGCGATCTTGGACCAACAGCCACCTGCATGTAGAATAGAAGCCCAAGCTTGCTAGTCTGTGCAAGGTAGCGTGCTTCCCTACGGCcagggggagagagggagggagagactGGCGGTTCCCTTTGCTCTCTTTGAGATTGACAAACCATCCGAGTCTCACAGCGGCGTCCAATCTTCAGCAGAGAAGAGGAGTCTCAAGGAGGGTAGATGGTAGTCTGGTTCATATATCCTGTCCTCCCTAGACTCTCGTCGTCTAGTGTCATTTGCAAGACCCAGAGATGGTGCCGGAGACATCAGATGGCACATTAGTCAAGAGAGCGaaaggccgccgaggccacgGGAATACTTCAACACgcggtcgagcagcgccgGCGTGAGCTTTTGAGACAGTCCCCTTGTCGTCCCCCATCCCGGAAGCCAGGTGGGTGCCACGCGCGGTGGATCCAATAAGTCGGACTCCCTTGCGCTGTGATGACGGCCCGGCCAGTATGGACGTTCGGGGTTGGCACGGCCAATATCCCGAGGCGAGACGGGCGCATAAGCGGAGCGAGGATCCGTGGCTGGCTTGACAAACGTGCATGGTGGTGAACCGGACACCAGCCAGTGTGGtaaaagaggaagaagaagaaaagatTAAGGCTCATCAAGGGCGACCAATCTGCGATCAGCATCGCCGGCTCTCGCGATCCGGCCCTGTCCAAGGAGACTCTTGGAGGCTTGGAGGCGCTGGAACCCCCTCGGGAGACGTATCGGCAGAGGCCTCGTTTCATCTCAGGCGTCTGCCAATTGGGACAGAAGATGCCAGCCCTTGAAGAAGGGCCCCGCGACCAAAGAAAGGGGGGCACGGGACGGGGGTGAGTGCTTGGTACCAGCGGCGCGGCCAAAGGCTCGCGGCCCTGGTTGGATGTTCGCCGTCCCCAACTTTTGGATTGCCACGCGGGGAGTGGCATTCGTCACCCCCTTCAACCCTTGGGAGAAACGCACTTCATCATTCCAAGGTTTGGGCCTCTCGCTTGAGATGAAACTCGATATTAGCCTCTCTGTTTTACCAATTCTCGCCAAGCGAGGCCTAGGCCCTCCGTAACGTCCAGTGATTTTGCACACTGCCTCCAAGACTTCGTCGAGAGACATCAGGGCGAGATATATTGGTGACCTTGTACGACCGGCGATAGTGCGAGAGCGGGAAAACGGTACCTGAACGCCACCGTGCTAGCGGCAGTTCTGTACTCGAAtccagcagctgcaggatTTAAACAGCTGGCGCTGGGTACTTTGGTTGCCTTTTCTTTTGCATCTGGGCGTCGATATTGTGTTGTTTTGAAGTCGAGATGATACGTACCCAAGACTTATAAACCGTACGAGGTGATGGTCGTGGCCTGCTGCAACCCCTACAGGTGCCTTTTCAGTCACTTCTTCCCACGAGAAAAGGGGGTTGGTTCATTAGAGGGAAAAGTCCTTGGGGGCGAACCACTTGGCAGGTGATGTTGGCTCTGCCGAAGCAGAGCGAGTGTCAGGGCACCCATGGACCAAGAGCCCAAATAGCCGTCTCTAAGCTGGCCATTCGTCCACgttggagaggaagagattaaaaaaaaaaaaaaagaggagcATGTGAAAAGGGTAGAGGCACCTTGCCAACACGGCTTTAGTGCGGGTTGAGAGGCGCCTAGACCAGCGCGGGCAACTCCCTAGGTTGGCCGCGCTCCCAAGTCTGATTGGTTGGAAGTAAAAGTGCAAGGGGGGTTCGTGATCCTGAAGGGGACAAATGTGTGTGGATGTGCTGGAGGTTGGTTGGGCTAGATGCGTGCTGGGTGCATGGCATCTGGGTTGCAATgtagagaagaaaaaagggagaagaagaggtgaCAGACGAGCATGTTCTAGACAGTGCGCGTCATGGAGAAGCCTCATGATTCATGTTGCCCATCTCATTAGCAAAGAGCTTCGCTTCATCATGACGGTGCAAGTCAGCAGCTCCCGATCACCGGGCCGGCACATGATGGTCCTCTACCCCCTCCGCTCGGTGAGCCGGCGCTAGCAACCCCACAATCCCCCGCGGTGTTGGATTCGGTGGTGTCGGTAGCACTTCGGGGTGATGGCCGCAACGGGCAGGTCAGGCGACGCTGTCACGACGCGCAGCGTTCCGTCAGCGAGCTACCGGGGGAAATGTGCTGCAGAACTGTTTCTGAGAACTACCTCCAGGGGGCGCTTCTCCACGACGGTGTTACGTTGCAGAAGTGGATTCAACAGGAGAAACGAAGTTGGTGGCACATACTCATCTGCAAGCTTCAGATGACGGAAAATAAACTCGGATCGGTGTGTCATTAGAATGAACGTGAGCTGCTCCAAAAAGGAGTCTTTGACTAATTGTGATTAACCCATAGAAGAACTTAGTCGTCATCAACTCAACAAGCAGAGGCTCATAGATCATGATTTATATGCGCCGAAGTCCAAGACATTATGAGGAATGACTGTGCGCTTTCCACAAAGGTGGCCGGAGAACGCGCTCAGTGGACTCTAGGAATGGCGAGGAAACAACGTAACAAGCAGCTCGTCAAAATCTCGCAATGAATGTAAAGAACTCTTATAGGCGTACAGGAGGCTCTCACTAGATGGTTGAAGGCCTATTGAACATACAAGAGTCGACTCTATTTGTCGTGTCTTATGTTCCGCCAGTAACTGCAGGGACCTAACGATTTGCCATCCGGTAAAACACGCTTAAATAGAAAATAATCGTTCCCCTGGTTTAACGACGCGCGATGGACTCCTCCGAGGTGTTGGTTGCTGGCGCAACATTGGCATCGGCAGTCTTGCCAGCAGCTCCAACCTCGGGGGAGTTGTTGTAAGTGTAACTCTGGTCTTGATCGCTCCCGTTCTCCAGATTTGCAAGCTTCGCTGCCCTATTACTCGTGGTTTAGTATGAAGATTTGAATAGGACGAAGAACAGGCTGCACTTACTCCTTGCGCTTAATGTAAACGTTGAGGACATGGGTTGCAACGATAAGTGCCAGTGCACAACCGAGGCAAAATGAGAATCCTTTTGGATAACTCGGGGATTCGACCGTCGGGAAGGTTAACAGgggcgtccaggccgtcgatgACTGGGCAATGATGGTGATCATGACCAGCGTGAACGACCGCTGCTCAGGAGAGTCTCGGAGGATGGTGTTGACCCAGCCGTGCAGCACACTCGAGAGAGCGTTGGACCAGTACATCGTCGCGAAGGCGAACCACTTGCCGCCCTCCGGCACGTCCCAGACCACGAGCATGATCAGGCCTGTGACGTTCCACAGCGAGGCGAAGGTAATGGCCCATGCGGGGCCTAGGACGAGGTCGGACAGGAAACACGCTACGATGTTGTACAGAATTCCCAGGGCCGGCGCGATGGTGCCCATCTCGTTTACCTGCGCCGGGCTGTAGCGGCCCAGACTCTTGATCCACAGCAGGAAGCTGCCGGTGCTCTTGTGAATGCCGGCGTTCCAGAAgagcacgtcgacgaggacgacggtcCAGAACTGCGGGCTCAAGAAGATTTTCTTGAGGTGCCCGAACTTGAACTTGCCGCGCGTGACGTGTCCTCCGCGTTCGAGGCGGGCCTTGGCAACTTTGATATCATGTTCGTTGAGAATCCAGGTATTGGGCTGCTCGACAGtgccggggaggaggaagtagccgaggatgccgacgggGATCGTGATGATGGCGCAAATGATGTACATCCAACGCCAGCCGGACATGCCGtggacgccctcgaggcggTGCGATGCGCCTGCCGCGATAAGCCCCGCCGTGAGGGTTCCGAGGTTGAGACCGGTGTAGAAGATGCCGCCTCGTCGCGCAATCTCGTGGCCTCGGTACCAGGAGCCTGGAAAAGAAGTCAGTATGGGAGAGGATCTCTACGCGCAGCGCCTGCGACGGATTGTGTAAGACGAGTTGTGCCTACCAAAGACATAGTGCATAGCCGGGAAGAAAGCAGCCTGGGGATAACGCGTCAGCAACACAAAAGCTCTTTGAAAACTCATAGCACCCGAGTGGCGCGTTacctcgaagaagccgaccATAAAGCGGTAGGCCGCCAACTCTCCGAATGAGTTGGCGCGGTACTGCAGGAGGGTGAAGAGACCCCAGAGGATGTCCATGGCGGGGATCGTCCAGTACATCGGGATGTACGTGAACAGGGCTAAGAAGGGAATCATGCCAACAACTGCGCCAATTGTATACATGGTCTGTAGCTCGACAAGCTCATTGCCCTCGAAGCCGAGCTCTTCCTTCATGCCTCCGACGTAGGCATTGTCTGTCACTGTCAGCGCCGGTGTTCTCCCGGGATGACGGCTTGCGACCTACTCAAGTTTGCCTGGTCTGTGCTTGGATGTTAGCTGATGTTACGAATTATTTGTGAGACTGGACAAGACCGTACCAATGTACTTGACCCAGTAAGCCAGGACAGCGTaggggacgacgatgaggtcCAGCTTGATGATGAACTTGCGCTCTTCTTCAGAATCTTCGTCCGAGTACCACTGAATGTGGTACCACTTCTTTCTGGGAACCGTGTAGTCTGCCATCTTGGACCTGGTGCAAACAAGCTGCGCTGCTGGCGAAGCTCGTATGTATCGcttggggggagggaggtcgTTTCAAGGCAGGCTCTCGCAGGACTTCGAGATAGGACGGTCGAGCCTTCCAACACGTCTTTATCTCTCAGATATCCGGACATGGCCCAACTGATATCTGTGCAAAGACTTGCCGGCCGCCGGAGTTGATCTACCCCTGCACGTCGTAAAATCCTCCCACATTATCGATGGCGCGAGAGCATCTCTTGCTTGTGCCATGCGAATCGCCCATCAGACAAACCGGTAATTAGTGGGCGCGATCCCCGCCCGCCGAGGCGCGCTCCCGGAAGTCGGGAACCGTCCGACATCGCTCAGGACGGACTCTCTCGTGGCAAGATCAAGCAACGACAAGCTTCGATGCGCCAGAACCCTGCCGGGAGTTGACCGACACGCCGCACGCTGGAGCTGCAGAGGCCGCGAGATTCATCCGGAAACGGTCGTGTGGGTGGGGCGTGTGGCTGTTCGGCGTGGATGAGATAGGCTCAGCACGGGGGTTGACGCGTTGGTTTTGCTGACAGAGACATGCTTAACGGCGGGAAACAAGGTTGGGAACTCGGAATACAGATTTTTTGGAAGGATTTTGAGTGGTGTTTGCGGAGTATCCGCGGCATGACAGGGTCGTTGACTGGAAGGTTGGCAATGGCGTGCTTTATCGTCGTGATGGTGTTAGAGAAATGATAGGCAGCCCGACCTCAGCCCCAGTCATGGTCGACTAATCGTTCATGTTCGCTCTGTCCGACGTTGATAGAGTTGACGAGGTCTTCAATTGTTGGCAACTTCACA encodes:
- a CDS encoding Putative hydroxylase/desaturase AsaB, with protein sequence MRTILRRTPILTSNLTTGIRNNRVPRITINRSLATMTTGNFRYLDPATLGAAGSKPWAKVDTDVTSFSRTDRRRSVANIRDAGEAFGTDVSGFAVYNSPAKEKDFTDDAAVRGGYYAEVEALLREKLPGVKKVVIFDHTIRRREKNSPRQPVQQVHVDQTPGAAAVRVRRHVPGDEAEELLKGRYQIINVWRPIGHPASDFPLAVIDWRTTEPKDLIAVDLLYPQRKDADDDDRGKEVLPDPTLAQSTEGYEVKGETYSVAPSDKHKLYYAKDMTPDEAMFIKCFDSRSQGQPGGKPGLADYTPHTAFIDPNTPADAKGRQSIEVRCLVFYD
- a CDS encoding Putative major facilitator superfamily, MFS transporter superfamily; translated protein: MADYTVPRKKWYHIQWYSDEDSEEERKFIIKLDLIVVPYAVLAYWVKYIDQANLNNAYVGGMKEELGFEGNELVELQTMYTIGAVVGMIPFLALFTYIPMYWTIPAMDILWGLFTLLQYRANSFGELAAYRFMVGFFEVTRHSGAMSFQRAFVLLTRYPQAAFFPAMHYVFGRHNSSYTIRSWYRGHEIARRGGIFYTGLNLGTLTAGLIAAGASHRLEGVHGMSGWRWMYIICAIITIPVGILGYFLLPGTVEQPNTWILNEHDIKVAKARLERGGHVTRGKFKFGHLKKIFLSPQFWTVVLVDVLFWNAGIHKSTGSFLLWIKSLGRYSPAQVNEMGTIAPALGILYNIVACFLSDLVLGPAWAITFASLWNVTGLIMLVVWDVPEGGKWFAFATMYWSNALSSVLHGWVNTILRDSPEQRSFTLVMITIIAQSSTAWTPLLTFPTVESPSYPKGFSFCLGCALALIVATHVLNVYIKRKEAAKLANLENGSDQDQSYTYNNSPEVGAAGKTADANVAPATNTSEESIARR
- a CDS encoding Putative heterokaryon incompatibility: MKTFRRGQPIASLPRTVRNLVVVARHFGVRYTWNDCLCILQDVIEDWKVEAPRIRDAFANSTCNVLAPEASDPDGVLFMTVTPSASCRALCMRHSTRLFWRDIYSKTLDIMNNVSVRVR
- a CDS encoding Putative glycoside hydrolase family 16, concanavalin A-like lectin/glucanase domain superfamily → MHLKNLIPTLVLLLPAAQAWDSPDYSGFTRLWLDNFAGASGTGVNEGNWNIITNLRVNNEIQDYTTSRSNLQISGGGTVQIVPQKDAAGRWTSGRIESKYTFTPAAGRLTFAEGQIRFGDNAIGNKKGIWPAFWILGDSIRRGVSWPRCGELDVLETVNGQLTGYGTAHCDVLPGGACNEPNGIGGAIGIPDQGWHNWRIQWDRRPNNWQAETITWFRDGQVFHQISGARVGSEGIWSTLARAPLFFILNVAVGGNWPGNPDGATIGGWGSMMETAYVAVYQSQ